A portion of the Flavobacterium magnum genome contains these proteins:
- a CDS encoding efflux RND transporter periplasmic adaptor subunit, with amino-acid sequence MTRNVMLSGFMAVCCAVACTTKKEEKEETGRFTVTSPVVIDTSFTKEYVSQIKSVRNIEIRAQEKGYLQNIYVDEGQSVQAGQLLFRIMPQLYQAELLKAESEAKAAAIELQNAKTLADKNVVSKNEQAMAQAKLDQARAEVSLAKLHLGFTEIRAPFAGTIDRIPLKLGSLIDEGELLTSLSDNSRMFAYFNVSEPEYISYQTDIKDRGNNEVGLLLANNEPLKYKGKVEVIEGEFDNETGNIAFRAGFPNPDKLLRNGETGKVMMTVPVKNALIIPQKTTYEIQDKMYVFVVDKNNTVKSREITIKGELPDLYIVQSGISATDRILLDGVQTVKDDDRIRFTYVQPKEVISHLRLKAE; translated from the coding sequence ATGACCAGAAATGTAATGCTTTCAGGCTTTATGGCCGTGTGCTGCGCCGTGGCGTGCACCACTAAAAAAGAAGAAAAAGAAGAAACCGGCAGGTTTACCGTAACCAGCCCGGTAGTGATAGACACTTCGTTTACAAAGGAGTATGTCTCCCAAATCAAATCGGTGCGCAATATTGAAATCCGCGCGCAGGAAAAAGGTTACCTCCAAAATATTTATGTCGATGAAGGCCAGTCTGTGCAGGCCGGCCAACTGCTGTTCCGTATCATGCCGCAATTGTACCAGGCTGAATTATTGAAGGCTGAATCCGAGGCGAAAGCCGCCGCCATCGAACTGCAGAACGCAAAAACCCTGGCAGACAAGAATGTAGTATCCAAAAATGAGCAGGCAATGGCCCAGGCCAAACTCGACCAGGCAAGGGCCGAAGTGTCATTGGCCAAACTGCATTTGGGCTTTACCGAAATCCGGGCGCCGTTTGCGGGTACCATCGACCGCATCCCGCTAAAGCTCGGCAGCCTGATCGATGAGGGCGAACTGCTCACGAGCCTCTCAGACAACAGCCGGATGTTCGCCTACTTCAACGTGTCGGAACCGGAATATATCAGCTACCAGACCGATATAAAAGACCGCGGCAACAATGAAGTTGGATTGCTTTTGGCCAACAACGAACCTTTAAAATACAAAGGAAAAGTGGAAGTCATTGAAGGCGAATTTGACAATGAAACCGGTAACATCGCTTTCCGCGCGGGCTTCCCAAATCCTGATAAATTGCTCCGCAATGGCGAAACGGGCAAGGTCATGATGACCGTTCCGGTGAAAAACGCGCTGATCATCCCACAGAAAACGACTTATGAGATCCAGGACAAGATGTATGTCTTTGTTGTGGATAAGAACAATACGGTAAAGTCACGCGAAATCACCATCAAAGGGGAGCTTCCCGATCTATATATAGTGCAAAGCGGCATTTCCGCAACCGACCGCATACTGCTTGATGGCGTACAAACGGTAAAGGATGACGACAGGATCCGGTTTACTTATGTGCAGCCGAAGGAAGTCATTTCGCACCTGAGACTCAAAGCAGAATAG
- a CDS encoding efflux RND transporter permease subunit, translating into MFNKFIQRPVLSIVISLMILFLGAIALVQLPVTQFPSISPPKVNVTAEYPGANNELMTKSVLIPLERALNGVPGMKYIASDAGNDGEASIQVIFNLGTDPNQASLNVQNRVASVVNKLPPLVVREGVKITREESNMLLYVNLYSKDPGADQKFLYNFADINVLSELKRVDGVGDADILGNREYAMRIWLKPDRMLAYKISADEVMEALAQQSLEASPGKTGESSGKRSETFEYVLKYPGRFTTKAQYDNIVIKASPNGEILRLKDVANVEFGSSMYDIYSNLNGRPSAAIVLKQSYGSNASQVIKDVKAKLAEIKASSFPKGMDYEISYDVSKFLDASIEKVLHTLVEAFLLVGLVVFLFLGDWRSTLIPAIAVPVSLVGTFIFMSYFGITLNLITLFALVLAIGIVVDNAIVVIEAVHANMETKHLKPLKATKMAMHEVSGAIIAITFVMAAVFIPVAFMSGPVGIFYRQFSITMATSIILSGVIALTLTPALCAMMLKNTHGQPRKKTPMNRLLDGFNNWFNRLTGRYTSLLGRIVNRRALTLGMLMAFCAGIYFLNNSLPTGFIPNEDQGMFYAVIQTPPGATLERTNEIAEKLQKIAQGIPDVKSVSSLAGYEILTEGTGANSGTCLINLKSWEDRSHSAQEVIEELEKKSKDIAGATIEFFQPPAVPGYGAAGGFELRLLDKAGSGDYKKMETVGNDFVRELNKRPELSSVFTFYSASFPQYMLHIDNDIAQQKGVTIENATNTLATLVGSNYEISFIKYDRQYKVMVQASPEYRALPEDILKLYVKNDRDEMVPFSAFMKMEKVYGLSEITRHNMYNASEISGQAAPGYSSSQAINAIKEVAEKKLPRGFGIDWAGISKDEVGRGNEAIYIFLICLAFVYLILAAQYESFILPLTVILSLVAGIFGAYLLLMLCGLENNIYAQVAMVMLIGLLGKNAVLIVEFAVQRHRGGDSVFKAAIEGSVARFRPILMTSFAFVAGLIPLVFATGPGRVGNRTIGSAALGGMLMGTIFGVVIIPGLYYIFATISEKTKFVKNEEENPLTEEIDHNV; encoded by the coding sequence ATGTTTAATAAATTTATACAGCGGCCGGTGTTGTCCATCGTGATATCGCTGATGATATTGTTTTTGGGAGCGATTGCGCTGGTACAGCTGCCGGTGACGCAGTTCCCGTCGATTTCGCCGCCAAAAGTAAATGTGACCGCGGAATATCCGGGCGCAAACAACGAATTGATGACCAAATCAGTCCTGATCCCGCTGGAGCGCGCCCTCAACGGCGTCCCCGGAATGAAATACATCGCCTCAGATGCCGGTAATGACGGCGAGGCTTCCATACAGGTGATCTTTAATCTCGGTACCGACCCAAATCAGGCGTCACTGAACGTTCAGAACCGTGTCGCGTCGGTGGTGAACAAACTGCCGCCGCTCGTCGTGCGCGAAGGGGTCAAGATCACGCGCGAGGAATCGAATATGCTGCTGTATGTGAACCTGTACAGCAAGGATCCGGGCGCAGACCAGAAATTCCTTTATAATTTTGCCGACATCAATGTGCTTTCCGAATTGAAAAGGGTCGACGGTGTGGGCGACGCCGACATCCTTGGAAACCGCGAATATGCGATGCGCATCTGGCTCAAGCCGGACCGAATGCTTGCATACAAAATTTCTGCCGATGAAGTCATGGAGGCACTGGCCCAGCAAAGCCTCGAAGCCTCGCCCGGAAAAACCGGTGAAAGCTCGGGCAAAAGATCGGAAACATTCGAATACGTGCTCAAATACCCGGGCCGGTTTACGACCAAGGCGCAATACGACAACATCGTCATCAAGGCGAGCCCGAACGGCGAAATCCTGCGCCTTAAGGATGTGGCGAACGTCGAGTTCGGCAGCTCGATGTACGACATTTACTCTAACCTCAACGGGCGGCCTTCTGCGGCCATCGTACTCAAACAATCCTATGGCAGTAACGCCAGCCAGGTGATTAAGGATGTAAAGGCAAAACTGGCCGAAATCAAGGCGAGTTCATTCCCTAAGGGCATGGATTATGAAATCAGCTACGATGTGTCCAAATTCCTCGATGCATCGATTGAGAAGGTGCTGCACACGCTTGTTGAGGCATTCCTGCTCGTCGGACTCGTCGTGTTCCTGTTCCTTGGCGACTGGCGTTCTACGCTAATCCCGGCCATCGCCGTACCGGTGTCGCTCGTCGGGACGTTCATCTTCATGTCCTATTTCGGTATTACGCTTAACCTCATTACGCTGTTCGCTTTGGTTTTGGCAATCGGAATTGTAGTAGATAACGCGATTGTCGTGATTGAGGCCGTGCATGCCAATATGGAAACAAAACACCTCAAGCCTTTAAAAGCCACCAAAATGGCGATGCATGAAGTGAGCGGCGCCATCATCGCAATCACGTTCGTAATGGCGGCGGTGTTTATTCCCGTGGCGTTTATGTCAGGCCCGGTCGGGATTTTCTACCGGCAGTTTTCCATCACGATGGCCACGTCCATCATCCTGTCCGGAGTGATCGCACTCACGCTCACGCCCGCATTGTGCGCGATGATGCTTAAGAATACGCATGGGCAACCGCGTAAAAAGACCCCAATGAACCGGTTGCTCGACGGATTCAACAATTGGTTCAACAGGCTTACGGGAAGGTATACGTCGCTCCTGGGCAGGATTGTAAACCGCCGCGCGCTGACATTGGGCATGCTGATGGCTTTCTGCGCAGGCATCTATTTCCTGAATAATTCGCTCCCGACAGGGTTTATACCCAACGAAGACCAGGGCATGTTTTATGCCGTGATCCAAACCCCGCCCGGTGCGACGCTCGAACGGACCAATGAAATTGCGGAAAAACTCCAAAAAATAGCGCAGGGCATTCCCGATGTGAAATCGGTGTCGTCGCTGGCGGGTTACGAAATCCTGACAGAAGGTACCGGCGCAAACTCGGGTACCTGCCTCATCAACCTTAAGAGCTGGGAAGACCGAAGCCATTCGGCACAGGAAGTCATCGAGGAGTTGGAAAAAAAATCCAAAGACATCGCCGGCGCCACCATCGAATTCTTCCAGCCTCCCGCCGTTCCGGGTTATGGCGCGGCAGGCGGATTTGAATTGCGGTTGCTTGATAAGGCCGGTTCGGGCGATTACAAAAAAATGGAAACGGTCGGCAACGACTTTGTACGGGAACTCAACAAGCGCCCCGAACTCTCTTCGGTATTCACTTTCTACAGTGCCAGTTTTCCGCAATACATGCTGCACATTGACAACGACATTGCCCAGCAGAAAGGGGTTACTATTGAAAATGCCACCAATACGCTGGCGACTCTGGTGGGGAGTAACTACGAGATCAGCTTCATCAAGTACGACCGACAGTACAAGGTCATGGTGCAGGCATCACCCGAATACCGCGCGCTGCCTGAAGACATACTGAAATTGTACGTCAAGAATGACCGCGATGAAATGGTCCCGTTCTCAGCATTTATGAAAATGGAGAAAGTCTATGGCTTGTCTGAGATCACGCGCCACAATATGTACAATGCCTCCGAAATCAGCGGGCAGGCCGCACCGGGCTACTCCAGCAGCCAGGCCATCAATGCGATCAAAGAGGTGGCCGAAAAGAAACTGCCGCGCGGTTTCGGTATTGACTGGGCCGGAATTTCGAAGGACGAGGTCGGCCGTGGGAATGAGGCGATTTACATTTTCCTGATCTGCCTTGCCTTCGTATACCTGATCCTGGCGGCGCAGTATGAGAGCTTTATCCTGCCGCTCACGGTAATCCTGTCGCTCGTTGCGGGGATTTTCGGAGCCTATTTATTGCTCATGCTCTGCGGTCTCGAGAATAATATTTATGCGCAGGTCGCCATGGTCATGCTTATCGGGCTGCTCGGGAAAAATGCGGTACTGATTGTGGAATTTGCCGTACAGCGGCACCGTGGCGGCGATTCGGTATTCAAAGCCGCGATCGAAGGGTCGGTAGCGCGTTTCCGTCCTATCCTGATGACCTCATTTGCGTTCGTAGCCGGACTGATCCCGCTCGTCTTCGCTACCGGTCCGGGTAGGGTGGGTAACCGTACAATCGGATCGGCGGCGCTTGGCGGCATGCTGATGGGTACGATTTTCGGGGTTGTCATCATCCCTGGACTGTACTACATTTTCGCTACCATTTCCGAAAAAACCAAATTCGTAAAAAACGAGGAAGAAAATCCATTAACAGAAGAAATCGACCACAATGTATAA
- a CDS encoding TolC family protein → MYKSRTYYLITIALCLAVTGCKAPAIPMEESQTALPPSYNTSSDTVNTAGKPWKQFFTDKNLVALIDIALQNNQELKITQQEIEMAKNDVRARKGAILPTVGIKAAAGVEKVGRYTSQGAGDASTEITPGREMPDPLTDLALGAYANWEVDVWKKLRNAKKAAVSRYLATVEGKNFAATHLIAEVAESYYELLSLDSRLDIVRRNIALQNDALDIVRVQKEAARATELGVQKFRAEVAASKSMEYDILQEIKETENRINFLLGRFPQEITRDKPEFTTLQITGINSGIPAQLLQNRPDIRQAELELAAAKLDVKVARAEFYPSLDISASVGLQAFRPSYFLKFPESVLYSLAGDIAAPLINRNAIKAEFSSANARQLQALYNYQRVVLNAYLEVSNQLSKIENLQKSFSLRSEQVAALDASIDIANDLFKSARADYFEVLMTQRDALESKLELIETRKEQLNAAVHMYRDLGGGWK, encoded by the coding sequence ATGTATAAATCCAGAACATATTACCTCATCACAATCGCACTCTGCCTTGCAGTTACCGGCTGCAAGGCACCCGCTATCCCGATGGAAGAAAGCCAAACTGCGTTGCCGCCCTCTTACAACACGAGTTCAGATACCGTCAATACAGCGGGCAAGCCGTGGAAACAATTTTTCACTGACAAAAATCTGGTGGCACTGATTGACATCGCGCTGCAAAACAATCAGGAACTCAAAATTACCCAACAGGAAATTGAGATGGCGAAGAATGACGTCCGCGCGCGCAAAGGCGCAATCCTGCCAACCGTAGGGATCAAAGCGGCGGCGGGTGTGGAAAAAGTAGGCCGCTATACCAGCCAGGGGGCGGGTGATGCGTCCACTGAAATTACACCCGGACGCGAAATGCCTGACCCACTGACCGATCTGGCGCTGGGCGCTTACGCAAACTGGGAAGTCGACGTCTGGAAGAAACTGCGCAATGCTAAAAAGGCTGCCGTGAGCCGATATCTCGCGACCGTGGAAGGTAAAAATTTCGCAGCGACCCATCTGATCGCCGAAGTCGCCGAGTCGTATTATGAGTTGCTTTCACTGGACAGCCGGCTCGACATCGTGCGCCGGAACATCGCGTTGCAGAATGACGCGCTGGACATCGTACGGGTACAGAAGGAAGCCGCGCGCGCCACCGAGCTCGGCGTCCAGAAATTCCGTGCCGAGGTAGCCGCTTCCAAAAGCATGGAGTACGATATACTGCAGGAGATTAAAGAAACCGAGAACCGGATCAACTTCCTGTTGGGCCGTTTCCCGCAGGAAATCACCAGGGACAAGCCGGAATTTACCACGCTGCAAATTACAGGCATCAACTCGGGAATTCCCGCACAATTGCTCCAAAACCGTCCTGATATCCGGCAGGCCGAGCTCGAGCTGGCCGCGGCAAAACTCGATGTGAAAGTCGCGCGCGCCGAGTTCTACCCGTCGCTCGATATCTCCGCTTCGGTGGGGTTGCAGGCGTTCCGTCCATCATACTTCCTGAAGTTCCCCGAGTCGGTTTTGTATTCGCTCGCCGGTGACATCGCCGCGCCGCTGATCAACCGCAATGCGATCAAGGCTGAATTCAGCAGTGCCAACGCCCGTCAGCTGCAGGCGCTTTACAACTACCAACGCGTAGTCCTGAACGCTTACCTGGAAGTATCGAACCAGCTTTCGAAAATCGAAAACCTGCAGAAAAGCTTCTCCTTGCGGTCAGAACAGGTGGCGGCACTCGACGCCTCGATAGACATCGCGAACGACCTGTTCAAATCAGCACGCGCTGACTATTTTGAAGTATTGATGACGCAGCGTGATGCCCTGGAATCAAAGTTGGAGCTGATCGAAACCAGGAAAGAGCAACTCAACGCCGCGGTGCATATGTACCGGGATTTGGGCGGGGGTTGGAAATAA
- a CDS encoding ATP-binding protein has protein sequence MINKRLLIKNLLAHNDESSFYDKKRQLNLHSREGKAKFLKHICALSNSNPTNNSYIVVGVEDHDNEIVGDDFFDDSRIQNLVNAFLEHPPRIQYENVPFPSLPKDRVVGLVTIRPNNKTSYFKKGIHTIPANSIFIRRGSNSVPVDGIAEKSYQNAETVVGIENNSRNSIGYTLDGVIDFMNFRHPDMAPKYRVFKELFVICWAGIPKRVRDKTYLSRVDIELINEQVKLFYSAQDEVDITFDDNTFTITEFVPLGLNDKTSYYPLEKLTIHFYDNGYYRIDREMLFQPPEFNRKMLYHIYNANLSLIQQLEKGLPLTDRDRRDLENLPSTFMICYLNGFEEAKQKLIDAKLVLKPFPKVYLSFKEALRILRKMKYDKGGE, from the coding sequence ATGATAAACAAACGCCTTTTGATCAAGAACCTGCTCGCGCACAACGACGAGAGCAGTTTTTATGACAAAAAAAGGCAGCTGAACCTGCATTCGCGCGAGGGCAAGGCAAAATTCCTGAAGCACATCTGCGCGCTGTCGAACTCGAACCCGACAAACAATTCCTATATCGTAGTGGGTGTGGAAGACCACGATAACGAGATTGTGGGCGATGATTTCTTTGATGACAGCCGCATCCAGAACCTCGTGAACGCTTTCCTCGAACATCCGCCACGCATACAGTATGAAAATGTGCCGTTCCCGAGTTTGCCCAAGGACCGCGTGGTGGGATTGGTGACGATCAGGCCTAACAATAAGACGTCCTATTTCAAAAAAGGCATCCACACGATCCCTGCCAATAGCATTTTCATACGCCGTGGCAGCAATTCGGTTCCCGTGGACGGCATCGCGGAAAAGAGTTACCAGAATGCTGAAACGGTGGTCGGGATTGAAAACAATTCGCGCAACAGCATCGGGTATACGCTTGACGGCGTGATTGACTTCATGAATTTCAGGCATCCGGACATGGCGCCGAAGTATCGGGTTTTCAAGGAACTGTTCGTGATCTGCTGGGCAGGCATCCCAAAGCGGGTCCGCGATAAGACGTACCTTTCGCGTGTCGACATCGAGCTGATCAATGAGCAGGTCAAATTGTTCTACTCAGCCCAGGATGAGGTCGATATCACTTTTGATGACAATACCTTTACGATCACCGAATTTGTGCCGCTGGGGCTGAACGACAAGACCAGCTATTACCCGCTGGAAAAACTGACGATCCATTTTTATGACAACGGCTATTACCGCATCGACCGGGAAATGCTGTTCCAGCCGCCTGAATTTAACCGCAAGATGCTGTATCATATCTATAATGCCAACCTCTCGCTGATACAGCAGCTGGAAAAAGGATTGCCACTGACGGACCGCGACCGGCGCGATCTGGAAAACCTGCCGTCAACCTTCATGATTTGTTACCTCAATGGCTTTGAGGAGGCAAAGCAGAAACTGATTGATGCCAAACTGGTACTGAAACCTTTTCCTAAAGTATACCTGTCGTTTAAGGAAGCGTTGCGGATCTTGCGCAAGATGAAGTATGATAAGGGCGGAGAGTAA
- a CDS encoding SDR family NAD(P)-dependent oxidoreductase, translated as MKTALITGATSGIGRATARLFAENGIRLVLCGRREDRLEELQAELSGKTQVYTLQFDVRDREAVLQQIHSLPEAFATIDILVNNAGNAHGLGPIQSGSLDDWDAMIDSNVKGLLYVSKAVIPGMTARNSGHIINIGSIAGKEVYPNGNVYCATKYAVDALNKAMRIDLVQHGIRVGAIHPGMVETEFSEVRFKGDTERAAQVYQAFTPLRPEDIADIILFVVTRPYHVNIGDVVVTPTAQATATISKRD; from the coding sequence ATGAAAACAGCATTAATTACCGGTGCGACAAGCGGCATCGGAAGGGCTACCGCGAGGCTATTTGCAGAAAACGGGATCAGGCTGGTCCTTTGCGGCCGCAGGGAAGACCGGCTTGAGGAACTACAGGCCGAACTTTCCGGGAAAACCCAGGTGTACACATTGCAGTTTGACGTGCGTGACCGGGAGGCCGTGCTGCAACAGATTCATTCATTGCCCGAGGCTTTCGCCACCATCGATATCCTGGTCAATAACGCCGGAAACGCACACGGACTGGGTCCGATACAGTCGGGTAGCCTCGACGACTGGGACGCCATGATCGACAGCAATGTGAAAGGACTGCTGTATGTTTCCAAAGCGGTAATCCCCGGGATGACCGCCCGAAACAGCGGGCACATCATCAACATCGGATCGATTGCAGGAAAAGAGGTGTATCCAAACGGCAACGTATATTGCGCCACGAAGTATGCCGTGGATGCATTGAACAAAGCGATGCGTATCGACCTGGTGCAGCATGGCATCCGGGTGGGCGCTATCCACCCGGGCATGGTCGAAACAGAGTTCAGCGAAGTGCGCTTTAAAGGTGATACTGAGAGGGCCGCGCAGGTCTACCAGGCCTTCACCCCGTTGCGTCCCGAAGATATCGCAGACATTATCCTTTTTGTGGTCACGCGTCCTTACCATGTCAATATTGGCGACGTGGTGGTGACACCGACCGCGCAGGCGACCGCAACGATTTCGAAGAGGGATTGA